Proteins encoded in a region of the Perognathus longimembris pacificus isolate PPM17 chromosome 11, ASM2315922v1, whole genome shotgun sequence genome:
- the Adamtsl4 gene encoding ADAMTS-like protein 4, with protein sequence METWRGRPGLCVLLLLSLPQLCLDQEVLSGFSIQTPPEEGRVPEGVWGPWDQWASCSQPCGLGVQHRSRTCLLRPGLPLPPRPPRHPEALRLRNQRPEAQASRESHPLYKPQPRGRGGPLRGPASQSGREETQETPARRSRVRDPIKPGMFGYGKVPFALPLHRSRRHPRRPLQLELPKFSSRSEGALPSRTPEAQLSSPIPHPQTQPPPSYPPAEPRQQPESTVTLMSPRSSPVPTPPQTKAQALSTGLPLPNPSSRESSSPQLRRPDSRGWASPQVARPRTDPLRSVPRSRGQQGRGPWRQGGQPHGSGVEPAPRHPDDWLPLLSSGPHSSSLWSLFAPSSPVPRCSGESEQLRACSQAPCPPEQPDPQALQCAAFDSQEFMGQLYQWEPFTEVQGSQRCELNCRPRGFRFYVRHTEKVQDGTLCQPGAPDICVGGRCLRPGCDGILGSGRRPDGCGVCGGDDSTCRLISGNLTDRGGPLGYQKILWIPAGASRLQIAQLRPSSNYLALRGPGGRSIINGNWAVDPPGSYSAGGTVFHYHRPPREEGKAESLSAEGPTTQPVDVYMIFQEDNPGVSYQYVISSPPPVLQGPTTEPPAPHLQLEMLREDPPPAPAPRPARSPGTLQRQVRIPQVPAPPHLRTTLGSPAGYWKQVGRSECSVSCGKGVWRPIFHCVSRESGQELEEHSCAVGARPPASFEPCHGPPCPPYWEAGEWTSCSRSCGPGTQHRQLHCRQEFGGGGSSVPPERCAHLPRPNITQACQLRLCGHWEVGSPWSQCSVRCGRGQRSRQVRCVGNNGDEVSEQECASGPPQPPSREACDMGPCATAWFHSDWSTKCSAECGTGIQRRAVVCLGSGESLKEGPGEAGVGASEQSCPPGSRPPDMRACSLGPCEMTWRWYTGPWGECSSECGSGTQRRDIICVSKLGAEFNVTSPSNCSRLPRPPALQSCQGQACQDRWFSTPWSPCSRSCQGGVQTREVQCLSTNQTLSVRCPLHLQPAKKRPCNSQPCSQRPDDQCKDSSPHCPLVVQARLCVYPYYTATCCRSCAHVLERSSLEPA encoded by the exons ATGGAGACATGGAGGGGCAG GCCCGGGCTGTGTGTGTTGCTGCTGCTGtccctcccccagctctgcctgGACCAGGAG GTGTTGTCTGGATTCTCTATTCAGACTCCTCCAGAGGAGGGTCGGGTTCCTGAGGGGGTCTGGGGACCGTGGGACCAGTGGGCTTCTTGCTCCCAGCCCTGTGGGTTAGGGGTACAGCACAGAAGCCGGACATGCCTACTTCGCCCAggcctgcctctacctccccgACCCCCAAGACATCCAGAAGCCCTCCGCCTACGGAATCAGCGTCCTGAAGCCCAGGCTTCCAGAGAAAGCCACCCCCTGTATAAGCCACAGCCCCGGGGAAGAGGTGGCCCACTTCGAGGTCCTGCTTCCCAGTCAGGGAGAGAGGAGACCCAGGAGACACCAGCACGGAG GTCCCGAGTTCGAGATCCGATCAAGCCGGGAATGTTTGGTTATGGAAAAGTGCCCTTTGCCTTGCCACTGCATCGAAGCCGCAGGCACCCCCGGAGGCCCCTCCAGCTGGAGCTCCCCAAGTTCTCCTCCAGAAGCGAAGGGGCCCTTCCGTCCCGGACTCCAGAAGCACAACTGTCCTCCCcgatcccccacccccaaactcaGCCCCCTCCTTCATACCCCCCAGCAGAGCCCCGACAACAGCCTGAGAGCACTGTGACCCTGATGTCCCCCAGGTCCAGCCCTGTCCCCACACCGCCCCAGACtaaagcccaggccttgagcacagggcTGCCCTTGCCGAACCCCTCCTCTAGAGAAAGCAGCTCCCCTCAGCTGAGAAGGCCCGATTCCAGGGGTTGGGCCAGTCCCCAGGTAGCAAGGCCACGCACTGACCCTCTCCGCTCTGTCCCTCGGAGCCGAGGCCAGCAGGGCCGAGGGCCCTGGAGACAGGGAGGTCAGCCCCATGGGTCTGGGGTGGAGCCTGCCCCTCGACACCCAGATGACTGGCTGCCTCTGCTGAGCTCTGGCCCCCACTCCAGCTCCCTCTGGAGCCTCTTTGCCCCCAGTAGCCCCGTCCCGAGATGCTCCGGGGAGAGCGAGCAGCTGAGAGCCTGCAGCCAGGCG CCCTGCCCCCCTGAGCAGCCAGACCCCCAGGCTCTGCAGTGTGCAGCCTTTGACTCCCAGGAGTTCATGGGCCAGCTGTACCAGTGGGAACCCTTCACTGAAG TTCAGGGTTCCCAACGCTGTGAGCTGAACTGCCGCCCCCGGGGCTTCCGCTTCTACGTGCGGCACACGGAAAAGGTCCAGGATGGGACCCTGTGTCAGCCTGGAGCCCCCGACATTTGCGTGGGAGGACGCTGTCTG CGCCCTGGCTGTGATGGAATCCTTGGCTCTGGCAGGCGTCCGGATGGCTGCGGAGTCTGTGGGGGCGATGATTCTACTTGCCGCCTCATTTCGGGGAACCTCACTGACCGGGGAGGTCCTCTGGGCTATCAGAAGATCCTGTGGATTCCAGCTGGAGCCTCCCGGCTCCAAATTGCCCAGCTCCGGCCCAGCTCCAACTACCTGG CACTTCGAGGCCCGGGGGGCCGCTCCATCATCAATGGGAACTGGGCTGTGGATCCCCCAGGGTCCTACTCGGCTGGGGGGACTGTGTTCCACTACCACCGGCCTCCTCGGGAGGAGGGCAAGGCGGAGAGTCTGTCAGCGGAAGGCCCCACCACCCAGCCTGTGgatgtctat ATGATCTTCCAGGAGGACAACCCAGGTGTTTCTTATCAGTATGTCATTTCTTCACCTCCTCCAGTCCTTCAGGGCCCCACCACagagccccctgccccccaccttcAGCTTG AGATGCTGAGGGAGGACCCTCCACCTGCGCCAGCACCCCGCCCAGCCCGGAGCCCAGGCACCCTCCAGCGGCAGGTGCGGATCCCCCAGGTGCCGGCCCCACCCCATCTCAGGACAACTCTGGGGTCTCCAGCCGGGTACTGGAAACAAGTGGGGCGCTCTGAATGCTCTGTATCCTGCGGCAAAG GTGTCTGGCGCCCCATCTTCCACTGCGTTTCCCGTGAGTCAGGACAAGAACTGGAAGAACACAGCTGTGCTGTGGGTGCCAGGCCCCCAGCCTCCTTTGAACCCTGCCACGGGCCCCCATGCCCTCCATA CTGGGAGGCTGGCGAATGGACGTCCTGTAGTCGCTCCTGCGGGCCCGGCACCCAGCACCGCCAGCTGCACTGCCGGCAGGAGTTTGGGGGCGGCGGCTCCTCGGTGCCTCCTGAGCGCTGCGCACATCTCCCCCGGCCCAACATCACCCAGGCCTGCCAGCTACGCCTTTGTGGCCACTGGGAGGTTGGCTCCCCCTGGAGCCAG tGCTCTGTTCGGTGTGGTCGAGGCCAGAGGAGCCGGCAGGTCCGCTGTGTTGGAAACAATGGGGATGAAGTGAGTGAGCAGGAGTGTGCTTCAGGCCCTCCACAGCCCCCCAGCAGAGAGGCCTGTGACATGGGGCCCTGCGCCACAGCATGGTTCCACAGCGACTGGAGCACCAAG TGCTCAGCTGAGTGTGGGACTGGAATCCAGCGCCGTGCTGTGGTCTGCCTCGGGAGTGGAGAGAGCCTGAAGGAGGGCCCGGGTGAAGCAGGAGTGGGAGCCAGCGAGCAGAGCTGTCCTCCGGGCAGCCGCCCCCCTGACATGCGTGCCTGCAGCTTAGGCCCCTGTGAGATGACCTGGCGCTGGTACACAGGGCCCTGGGGTGAG TGTTCCTCAGAATGTGGCTCTGGCACTCAGCGTAGAGATATCATCTGTGTGTCCAAACTTGGGGCTGAGTTCAATGTGACTTCTCCTAGCAACTGTTCCCGCCTCCCCAGGCCCCCTGCCCTGCAGTCCTGTCAAGGCCAGGCCTGCCAGGACCGCTGGTTTTCTACGCCCTGGAGTCCA TGTTCTCGCTCCTGCCAGGGGGGTGTGCAGACGAGGGAGGTCCAGTGCTTGAGTACCAACCAGACTCTCAGTGTCCGATGCCCTCTTCACTTACAACCTGCCAAGAAACGACCCTGTAATAGCCAACCCTGCAGCCAACGCCCTG ATGATCAATGCAAGGACAGTTCTCCACATTGCCCCCTGGTGGTACAGGCTCGGCTCTGCGTCTACCCCTACTACACAGCCACCTGCTGCCGTTCTTGTGCCCATGTCCTGGAGAGGTCGTCCTTGGAGCCTGCGTGA
- the Mcl1 gene encoding induced myeloid leukemia cell differentiation protein Mcl-1 isoform X1, with product MFGLRRNAVIGLNFYCGGAGLGAGSGATTAPGGRLVTTEEATARREAGGGEAGAVMGGSAGASSSATLAPDARRVARPAPIGAEVPDVTGTPTKRVFFAPTHRAPTPEEMEAAAAGAIMSPEEELDGYEPEPLGKRPAVLPLLELVGEASKSSSTDGSLPSTPPPAEEEDDELYRQSLEIICHYLREQATGAKDAKPLGGAGAASRKALETLRRVGDGVQRNHETAFQGMLRKLDIKNEDDVKSLSRVMIHVFSDGVTNWGRIVTLISFGAFVAKHLKSINQESCIEPLAESITDVLVRTKRDWLVKQRGWDGFVEFFHVEDLEGSIRNVLLAFAGVAGVGAGLAYLIR from the exons ATGTTTGGCCTCAGAAGAAACGCGGTAATCGGACTCAACTTCTACTGTGGGGGCGCCGGGCTGGGCGCCGGCAGCGGGGCCACCACCGCGCCGGGAGGGCGGCTCGTGACCACGGAGGAGGCCACGGCccggcgggaggcggggggaggggaagccggCGCGGTGATGGGCGGAAGCGCCGGCGCGAGCTCCTCGGCCACCCTGGCGCCGGACGCCCGGAGGGTCGCGCGTCCCGCCCCCATTGGCGCCGAGGTCCCCGACGTCACCGGGACCCCGACGAAGCGGGTGTTCTTCGCGCCCACCCACCGTGCGCCGACGCCTGAGGAGATGGAAGCCGCGGCCGCCGGCGCCATCATGTCGCCGGAAGAGGAGCTGGACGGCTACGAACCCGAGCCCCTCGGGAAGAGGCCGGCCGTCCTGCCCCTGCTGGAGCTGGTGGGGGAAGCCAGTAAGAGCTCCAGCACGGACGGCTCGCTCCCCTCGACGCCGCCCCCagcggaggaggaggacgacgagcTGTACCGGCAGTCGCTGGAGATTATCTGTCACTACCTTCGGGAACAGGCCACCGGCGCCAAGGACGCCAAGCCtctgggcggggccggcgccgccAGCAGGAAGGCGCTGGAGACCCTGCGACGGGTCGGGGACGGGGTGCAGCGCAACCACGAGACGGCTTTCCAAG GCATGCTTCGGAAACTGGACATCAAAAACGAAGACGATGTCAAATCTTTATCTCGAGTGATGATCCATGTTTTCAGTGACGGCGTAACAAACTGGGGTAGGATTGTGACTCTAATTTCTTTTGGTGCCTTTGTGGCCAAACACTTGAAGAGTATAAACCAAGAAAGCTGCATCGAACCATTAGCAGAAAGTATCACAGATGTTCTCGTAAGGACGAAACGGGACTGGCTAGTCAAACAAAGAGGCTGG gatGGGTTTGTGGAGTTCTTCCATGTAGAGGACCTAGAAGGCAGCATCAGAAATGTGCTGCTGGCTTTTGCAGGTGTTGCTGGAGTAGGAGCTGGTTTGGCGTATCTCATAAGATAG
- the Mcl1 gene encoding induced myeloid leukemia cell differentiation protein Mcl-1 isoform X2, which translates to MFGLRRNAVIGLNFYCGGAGLGAGSGATTAPGGRLVTTEEATARREAGGGEAGAVMGGSAGASSSATLAPDARRVARPAPIGAEVPDVTGTPTKRVFFAPTHRAPTPEEMEAAAAGAIMSPEEELDGYEPEPLGKRPAVLPLLELVGEASKSSSTDGSLPSTPPPAEEEDDELYRQSLEIICHYLREQATGAKDAKPLGGAGAASRKALETLRRVGDGVQRNHETAFQGWVCGVLPCRGPRRQHQKCAAGFCRCCWSRSWFGVSHKIAI; encoded by the exons ATGTTTGGCCTCAGAAGAAACGCGGTAATCGGACTCAACTTCTACTGTGGGGGCGCCGGGCTGGGCGCCGGCAGCGGGGCCACCACCGCGCCGGGAGGGCGGCTCGTGACCACGGAGGAGGCCACGGCccggcgggaggcggggggaggggaagccggCGCGGTGATGGGCGGAAGCGCCGGCGCGAGCTCCTCGGCCACCCTGGCGCCGGACGCCCGGAGGGTCGCGCGTCCCGCCCCCATTGGCGCCGAGGTCCCCGACGTCACCGGGACCCCGACGAAGCGGGTGTTCTTCGCGCCCACCCACCGTGCGCCGACGCCTGAGGAGATGGAAGCCGCGGCCGCCGGCGCCATCATGTCGCCGGAAGAGGAGCTGGACGGCTACGAACCCGAGCCCCTCGGGAAGAGGCCGGCCGTCCTGCCCCTGCTGGAGCTGGTGGGGGAAGCCAGTAAGAGCTCCAGCACGGACGGCTCGCTCCCCTCGACGCCGCCCCCagcggaggaggaggacgacgagcTGTACCGGCAGTCGCTGGAGATTATCTGTCACTACCTTCGGGAACAGGCCACCGGCGCCAAGGACGCCAAGCCtctgggcggggccggcgccgccAGCAGGAAGGCGCTGGAGACCCTGCGACGGGTCGGGGACGGGGTGCAGCGCAACCACGAGACGGCTTTCCAAG gatGGGTTTGTGGAGTTCTTCCATGTAGAGGACCTAGAAGGCAGCATCAGAAATGTGCTGCTGGCTTTTGCAGGTGTTGCTGGAGTAGGAGCTGGTTTGGCGTATCTCATAAGATAGCCATATAA